In Niallia sp. FSL W8-0635, one genomic interval encodes:
- the spoIIIAE gene encoding stage III sporulation protein AE: protein MKTKLKVVLLIMAAIFFLYQPIVQASPHESQESEVLEETKEEGIDPTKLVESQLETLDLDELTEFWDSVKNEYGGFLPESQKGSLYDFMMENKSFDFQGFFQGLLKFAFHEIIVNGKLLGSLILLTIFSVMLQMLQNSFEKSSISTVAYAIVFMVIIILALNSFHVAITYASDAISNMTNFILALVPLLLALMAASGGAISAAFFHPVILFLMNTSGMLIEYIVLPLLFLSTLLHVVSSLSEQYKVTQLANLLRNISIGILGIFLTIFLGVISVQGASSAITDGITIKTAKFVTGNFIPVIGRMFTDATDTVINASLLLKNTVGIAGVVILLLLVAFPAIKILMISFIYKLAAALLQPIGGGPVIKCLDVISKSVIYVFAALAIVSLMFFLSITVIIVASNLTMMVR, encoded by the coding sequence TTGAAAACAAAGCTGAAAGTCGTACTACTAATAATGGCAGCTATCTTTTTTCTATATCAACCGATTGTACAAGCCTCACCTCATGAGTCACAAGAATCAGAAGTATTAGAAGAAACAAAGGAAGAAGGAATAGATCCAACCAAACTAGTTGAATCTCAATTGGAGACACTAGACCTCGATGAATTAACGGAATTTTGGGATTCAGTTAAAAACGAGTATGGTGGTTTTTTGCCAGAAAGCCAAAAGGGAAGTCTATATGATTTTATGATGGAAAATAAAAGCTTTGATTTTCAAGGTTTTTTCCAAGGGCTACTTAAATTTGCTTTCCACGAAATAATTGTAAATGGAAAATTATTAGGTTCTTTAATCTTACTTACCATATTTAGTGTCATGCTGCAGATGCTCCAAAATTCATTTGAGAAAAGCTCTATTAGTACGGTAGCCTATGCCATTGTATTTATGGTTATTATTATTCTCGCATTGAATAGTTTTCATGTAGCCATTACTTATGCTAGTGATGCTATATCAAATATGACCAACTTTATATTAGCGCTTGTTCCATTATTGCTAGCGCTTATGGCAGCTTCAGGTGGGGCTATATCCGCTGCATTCTTTCATCCCGTAATTCTTTTTTTAATGAATACAAGCGGAATGCTTATTGAATATATCGTACTTCCCCTCTTGTTTTTATCAACATTGCTGCATGTCGTAAGTAGTCTGTCAGAACAATATAAAGTGACTCAATTAGCCAATTTGTTACGAAATATTAGTATAGGAATCCTAGGAATTTTCTTAACGATATTTCTAGGAGTGATTTCTGTGCAAGGAGCATCCTCGGCGATAACAGATGGAATTACGATTAAAACAGCTAAATTTGTGACAGGCAATTTTATACCGGTCATTGGAAGGATGTTTACAGATGCTACAGATACAGTTATAAATGCATCTTTATTATTAAAAAACACGGTCGGGATTGCAGGAGTAGTTATTCTCCTACTTCTTGTAGCTTTTCCAGCAATTAAGATTTTAATGATTTCGTTTATTTATAAGCTTGCCGCAGCACTCTTACAGCCGATTGGAGGAGGTCCGGTTATAAAGTGTCTGGATGTTATTAGTAAAAGTGTTATCTATGTCTTCGCGGCATTAGCAATTGTATCCCTTATGTTTTTTCTCAGCATTACAGTAATCATTGTTGCAAGTAACCTAACAATGATGGTGAGGTAG
- the spoIIIAD gene encoding stage III sporulation protein AD produces the protein MVIEILQIVGIALISTFLALVVKEQKPNIAFLLVVFVGCAIFLFLVDQIAAIIQMVERIALNAKVNTVYVETILKIIGIAYIAEFAVQITKDAGQGSIASKIELAGKILILAMAVPILTVLVETILNMIPN, from the coding sequence ATTGTCATTGAAATTCTTCAAATAGTTGGAATCGCACTTATCTCCACTTTTTTAGCGCTAGTTGTAAAAGAACAGAAGCCCAATATCGCTTTTTTACTAGTTGTATTTGTTGGCTGCGCAATCTTCCTTTTTCTCGTTGACCAAATAGCAGCAATTATACAAATGGTTGAAAGAATAGCCTTAAACGCAAAAGTTAACACCGTTTATGTAGAGACGATTCTAAAAATAATTGGCATTGCCTATATAGCAGAATTTGCAGTGCAAATTACCAAAGATGCAGGGCAAGGCTCTATTGCATCAAAGATAGAGCTAGCTGGGAAGATATTAATTTTAGCAATGGCAGTTCCGATATTAACGGTCTTAGTAGAAACAATTTTAAATATGATTCCAAATTAA
- the spoIIIAC gene encoding stage III sporulation protein AC, which yields MGLEVDIIFKIAGVGIVVAFLHTILDQVGKKEYAQWVTLFGFIYILFMVANIVNDLFQKIKAVFLFQG from the coding sequence ATGGGCTTAGAGGTCGATATTATATTTAAAATAGCTGGTGTTGGAATCGTTGTAGCTTTTTTACACACAATCCTCGATCAAGTTGGCAAGAAAGAATATGCGCAATGGGTTACATTATTTGGATTTATTTACATTCTATTTATGGTAGCAAATATCGTAAATGACTTGTTTCAAAAGATTAAAGCAGTATTTTTATTCCAAGGGTAA
- the spoIIIAB gene encoding stage III sporulation protein SpoIIIAB, which yields MVKIIGAILILASTSWGGMEFSKLLSQRPKQIRALKSALQSLEAEIMYGHTPLHEASRRLAEQLNEPLSSFFSSFAERLIKEDTTVKDAWTLSLDDIWKKTAMKEPELEIMKQFGETLGRHDRLSQQKQIMLTLTHLEREEEEAREIQGKYEKMVRSLGFLSGLLIVILLM from the coding sequence ATGGTGAAGATAATTGGTGCAATCTTGATTCTTGCTTCCACAAGCTGGGGAGGAATGGAATTTTCTAAGTTATTAAGTCAAAGGCCAAAACAAATTCGTGCATTGAAATCAGCACTTCAATCTTTAGAGGCGGAAATCATGTATGGACATACTCCATTACATGAAGCTAGTAGAAGATTAGCAGAACAATTAAATGAACCATTAAGTTCCTTTTTTTCAAGCTTTGCAGAACGATTAATCAAAGAGGATACTACGGTGAAAGACGCATGGACGTTATCCTTAGATGACATTTGGAAGAAGACAGCGATGAAAGAACCAGAATTAGAAATCATGAAGCAATTCGGAGAAACATTAGGTAGACATGATCGTTTATCACAACAAAAGCAAATTATGTTAACACTGACCCATCTAGAAAGAGAAGAAGAGGAAGCTAGGGAAATACAAGGTAAATACGAAAAAATGGTAAGAAGCTTAGGATTTCTGTCGGGACTGCTGATTGTCATTTTATTGATGTAG
- the spoIIIAA gene encoding stage III sporulation protein AA: protein MNTIYSFLPKSIENHILTIPPSERLGMEEIRVRIGRPLEVFINGQSIFFPFIVSKEDGNQLLNKISKYSVYTMEEELKRGYITVEGGHRIGLAGRVILQDSKVKAIRDVASFNIRIAKEQIGIANPFIPYLYEKGRWRHTMIIGPPQTGKTTLLRDIARLISSEEEHSLRKPAKVGIVDERSEIAGCMDGIPQMTFGPRIDVLDACPKAEGMMMMIRSMSPDVLIIDEVGRKEDEEAILEAVNAGIQLIMTTHGTSLDEVKKRPMLSKIIKMGIFERYIELNRKKGPGTVTAIRNGQGQLLLDEMKVK from the coding sequence GTGAATACCATTTACTCTTTTTTGCCTAAATCGATTGAAAATCATATTCTCACAATCCCTCCATCAGAAAGATTAGGTATGGAAGAAATTAGAGTTCGGATAGGTAGACCTTTAGAAGTATTTATTAACGGGCAGTCGATTTTTTTTCCATTCATTGTTTCTAAAGAGGATGGGAACCAATTACTAAATAAAATAAGTAAATATTCGGTTTATACAATGGAAGAAGAATTGAAAAGAGGATATATCACCGTTGAAGGTGGGCATCGTATTGGACTTGCAGGTCGAGTCATTTTGCAAGATAGCAAAGTAAAGGCGATTCGGGATGTAGCTTCTTTCAATATACGGATTGCAAAGGAGCAAATCGGGATAGCTAATCCATTTATCCCTTATTTATATGAAAAGGGACGATGGCGGCATACGATGATTATTGGCCCGCCACAGACTGGGAAAACTACCTTATTAAGAGATATTGCTAGATTAATTTCTTCTGAAGAAGAGCATTCGTTACGAAAGCCAGCGAAAGTAGGAATTGTGGATGAACGATCTGAAATTGCAGGATGTATGGATGGGATTCCACAAATGACGTTTGGTCCTAGAATAGATGTTCTGGATGCTTGTCCAAAAGCAGAAGGAATGATGATGATGATTAGATCGATGAGTCCAGATGTTCTAATAATAGACGAAGTAGGTAGAAAAGAGGATGAAGAAGCAATATTAGAAGCGGTTAATGCTGGTATTCAATTAATAATGACGACACATGGCACTAGCTTAGATGAAGTGAAAAAACGACCAATGCTCTCAAAGATTATTAAAATGGGCATATTTGAACGGTATATTGAATTAAATAGAAAGAAGGGTCCAGGTACTGTAACGGCAATACGAAATGGACAAGGCCAATTATTGTTGGATGAAATGAAGGTGAAATAA
- a CDS encoding alkaline phosphatase → MKKLLLVFLSIGLGFFLSVQTIVDKPALSKEQKDKPKNVILLIGDGMGIGQMEIARLFEHGLEGRLFIETLPYTAIVHTSSSNNRVTDSAAGGTALAIGQKTNNGMIGITPNGKNKDSILDSFKKDGKKTAIITTNSVTDATPASFTASVNNRWADQEEIAKQQLSNKVDIIMGGGKKYFTRPDKRGIDLIDAYKNSGYTYISTADQLAKTNADKILGLFGETHLNFQLDRNYQKTAEPSLQEMTKKALDVLSKDEEGFFAMIEGGRIDHASHSSDITGIWKETIAFDEVVKYCVEWANKRKDTLVVVAADHETMGVSATEAMDIKALKKIAVSPHYMAQQLKKKKTSNNYTKKSIRKVFKDYAAINLSKEELTQLQTNQMPKKGQVYREQQIDWKIGAIIANHYHAGILQSPIQQLSSTGGHTSNMIVVFASGNGAEEFHGVLDNTDIPKKIASIMGYALFNQ, encoded by the coding sequence ATGAAAAAGCTACTTCTCGTTTTCCTTTCCATCGGTTTAGGATTCTTCCTTTCCGTTCAAACCATAGTAGATAAACCAGCTTTAAGTAAAGAACAAAAGGACAAACCTAAAAACGTTATCCTACTCATTGGTGATGGTATGGGTATTGGGCAAATGGAAATTGCTCGATTATTTGAGCATGGGCTAGAAGGAAGACTTTTTATCGAAACACTTCCCTATACTGCCATCGTGCATACTTCCTCGAGCAATAATCGTGTTACCGACTCTGCTGCCGGGGGAACAGCACTAGCGATTGGACAGAAAACGAATAATGGAATGATTGGCATTACACCAAATGGGAAAAACAAAGACAGTATATTAGATAGTTTTAAAAAAGATGGCAAAAAAACAGCTATCATTACCACTAATTCGGTAACAGATGCAACTCCAGCAAGCTTTACTGCAAGTGTTAATAATAGATGGGCCGATCAAGAGGAAATTGCTAAGCAACAATTAAGCAATAAAGTGGATATTATTATGGGGGGAGGTAAAAAATACTTTACTCGTCCAGATAAAAGAGGAATTGATCTTATCGATGCATATAAGAATTCTGGATATACGTATATTTCAACCGCTGATCAATTAGCAAAAACAAATGCGGATAAAATTCTCGGGCTTTTTGGAGAAACACATTTAAATTTTCAATTAGATAGAAACTATCAAAAAACAGCAGAACCATCCTTGCAGGAAATGACTAAAAAAGCACTCGACGTACTGTCAAAAGACGAAGAAGGTTTTTTTGCAATGATTGAAGGAGGACGAATTGACCATGCGTCACATTCATCTGATATTACAGGAATATGGAAAGAAACAATCGCCTTCGATGAAGTGGTAAAATACTGTGTAGAATGGGCTAATAAAAGAAAAGACACATTAGTTGTTGTTGCTGCTGACCATGAAACGATGGGAGTGTCCGCAACAGAGGCAATGGATATAAAAGCGCTTAAAAAAATTGCTGTATCCCCTCACTACATGGCACAACAATTAAAAAAGAAAAAAACAAGCAATAACTATACAAAAAAGAGTATACGAAAGGTTTTTAAAGACTATGCAGCAATCAACTTAAGTAAAGAAGAGCTTACTCAATTGCAAACAAACCAAATGCCTAAGAAAGGGCAGGTCTATCGAGAACAACAAATCGACTGGAAAATAGGAGCTATTATTGCAAATCATTATCATGCAGGCATCTTGCAGTCTCCCATACAGCAGCTTAGCTCTACCGGCGGGCATACAAGTAATATGATTGTTGTCTTTGCAAGTGGAAATGGGGCAGAAGAATTTCATGGAGTTCTAGATAATACCGATATTCCAAAAAAAATTGCATCTATTATGGGTTATGCCCTTTTCAATCAGTAA